The genomic region TGATGGCGGTTCGGCTGTGGGAGTACGTGCGCGATTTCCGCCCGGCGCAGGTGCCGCCGGTACTGAGCCACCGCCGCCTGCGGAGCCGGATCGAACAGGACCTCGACCACCTGCTGCTGCTCTACCGGCAGGGCCTGCTCGACGAAATTCAGTACCACCGGCTGGCCGACGAACTCATCGACCAACTGGCGACCGTGCTGGAAAAAGAGTCGGTTCCGGCCGAAGTCTGACCGGCCCGCCCCGGCAAAGCGGCTTATCGGAACAGATACTTCATACTCCAGTCGGCCATCGCGTTCAGAATCGGCAGCGTGGCCTTGCCCATGTCGGTCAGACTGTACTCTACTTTCGGCGGAATCTGGGCGTAAATCTTCCGGTTCAGAATGCCGTTCCGTTCCAGATCACGCAACTCCTGCGTCAGCATTTTCTTGCTGATGCCCGGCATGGCCCGTTGCATTTCTCCAAACCGGTTGACACCCCGCGACACGTTGTAAATAATCACCGGCTTCCATTTTCCGCCCAACACCTCGGACGTCAGGGTGACGGGGCAGTTCGTTTCCAGCTTTTTTTTCGCTACCGGTGCCGATATCAATACGTCTGTTGCCTCCATTTTGTCAATAGTTTCTTTTTGGATACTAAGCCACTTTAAAGTGATTACTTGACAAATGTAAACTATTAGCGCCACATTTGCACATCAAACTTTACCGAAACAATCATGTACGTAATCACAGGAGCAAGCGGCAACACGGGAAAACAGGTTGCCATTCATTTGCTGGAAGCCGGCAAGCCGGTGACGGTTATTGGCCGGGATGCCGGGCGGTTGCAGGAACTGGTGGACAAAGGAGCCGTGGCGGCCATCGGGTCGCTGGAAGATGAGGCGTTTCTGCGCCGGACGTTCGACGGCGCTACGGCCGTCTATGCGCTGATTCCGCCCCATTTCGCCACCGACGACTTCCCCGGCTACCAGCGCCGGACGGCCGACGCGCTGGTGGCGGCACTGGAGACGGGCGGGGTGACGCACGTGGTTACGCTGAGCAGCATGGGCGCCCACCTGACCGAGACCGGAGGC from Tellurirhabdus rosea harbors:
- a CDS encoding winged helix-turn-helix transcriptional regulator; its protein translation is MEATDVLISAPVAKKKLETNCPVTLTSEVLGGKWKPVIIYNVSRGVNRFGEMQRAMPGISKKMLTQELRDLERNGILNRKIYAQIPPKVEYSLTDMGKATLPILNAMADWSMKYLFR